A window of Babylonia areolata isolate BAREFJ2019XMU chromosome 2, ASM4173473v1, whole genome shotgun sequence contains these coding sequences:
- the LOC143279355 gene encoding uncharacterized protein LOC143279355 yields the protein MKVLLMFVCGLVLLCFAADVAQAQFGSAMAPRGGGGGGGLGRLMMLLMMVMNSGNDNMKKMVMMQLLQSMMLGGGGGFGALAGGGEGLGFPRMMNPLMGMTMMAN from the exons ATGAAGGTTCTTCTCATGTTCGTATGCGGTCTGGTGCTGCTTTGCTTCGCGGCAG ATGTGGCCCAAGCTCAGTTCGGATCTGCCATGGCgccgagaggaggaggaggaggtgggggtttgggtcggctgatgatgttgctgatgatggtgatgaacagcGGCAACGACAAcatgaagaagatggtgatgatgcagCTGCTACAGTCCATGatgctgggtggtggtgggggctttgGGGCactggcaggaggaggagagggtctCGGCTTCCCCAGGATGATGAACCCCCTCATGGGCATGACCATGATGGCCA ACTAA